In a genomic window of Virgibacillus sp. SK37:
- a CDS encoding serine hydrolase, with protein sequence MKHNLRKGLSFILAVMVAMITVMVQPFSTKAAETLDIEADSAILVDVETGKILYAKNADVALPPASMTKMMTEYLVWEAIEKGDISWDTTTQISDYPYSISANTSFSGVGLKQSQDYTVKDLYKAMAINSDNATTIALAELIAGSEGEFVKMMNKKGKEMGLPDFKFVNSTGLDNKSLGDNYPEGTDPNATNLLSAESAALLAYKLIKDYPEALDISSIPVTDFGGQEIRNWNHMLAHDTTFLKQFFYEGVDGLKTGYTDLAGYCFTGTAERNGNRLISVVMKTGSEEKRFQETAKLLDYGFSKFETKELFPEGYQLKDETTLPVAKGKEEKVSISTNKAVTIPVKSGQEKQYSIKYNLDKDKLNKEGELLAPVKKGEKVGTAEVVFKGDKDYGYITKDKGNTIDLVTNEAVEKSNWFMLTLGAIGDFFVDLFTTVVDWIKGLF encoded by the coding sequence TTGAAACACAATTTAAGAAAAGGGTTATCATTCATACTTGCAGTTATGGTAGCAATGATAACAGTAATGGTTCAGCCATTTTCGACAAAAGCAGCAGAGACATTGGACATCGAAGCAGATTCCGCCATTTTAGTTGATGTGGAAACAGGTAAAATTTTGTATGCAAAAAATGCGGACGTAGCACTTCCTCCAGCTAGTATGACGAAAATGATGACAGAATATTTAGTGTGGGAAGCAATTGAGAAAGGCGACATATCATGGGATACTACAACACAAATCAGTGATTATCCATACAGTATTTCTGCAAATACTTCTTTCTCTGGAGTAGGCTTAAAGCAGAGCCAGGATTATACTGTAAAAGATTTATATAAAGCGATGGCAATTAATTCTGACAATGCAACAACAATTGCGCTTGCTGAGTTAATAGCGGGATCTGAAGGCGAATTTGTTAAAATGATGAATAAAAAAGGTAAGGAAATGGGCTTGCCTGATTTTAAATTTGTTAACTCGACAGGATTGGATAACAAATCTCTAGGTGATAATTATCCAGAAGGTACAGATCCTAATGCAACCAATTTATTATCAGCTGAATCAGCTGCATTGCTTGCGTATAAGCTTATTAAGGATTATCCGGAGGCTTTGGATATTTCCAGTATTCCTGTAACTGATTTTGGTGGTCAGGAAATACGTAACTGGAACCATATGTTGGCACATGATACTACTTTTTTAAAGCAGTTTTTCTATGAAGGTGTTGACGGCCTGAAAACCGGTTATACCGATTTAGCAGGATACTGTTTTACGGGGACAGCAGAACGTAACGGCAACCGTTTGATCTCTGTTGTGATGAAAACAGGAAGTGAAGAAAAACGATTCCAGGAAACAGCCAAGCTATTGGATTATGGTTTTTCTAAATTTGAAACCAAGGAGCTATTTCCAGAAGGATATCAGTTAAAAGATGAGACTACCTTACCTGTTGCCAAAGGTAAAGAAGAAAAAGTGAGTATTTCTACAAATAAAGCTGTTACTATTCCGGTTAAATCAGGCCAGGAAAAACAATATAGTATCAAATATAATCTTGATAAAGATAAGCTAAATAAAGAAGGAGAACTTCTGGCACCTGTCAAGAAAGGTGAAAAGGTAGGTACTGCTGAAGTAGTCTTTAAAGGAGATAAGGACTATGGATATATTACCAAAGATAAAGGCAATACCATTGATTTAGTTACAAATGAAGCTGTTGAGAAGTCAAACTGGTTTATGCTAACTTTAGGTGCAATTGGCGATTTCTTTGTTGATTTATTTACAACTGTCGTTGATTGGATTAAAGGGTTATTTTAA
- the pdxS gene encoding pyridoxal 5'-phosphate synthase lyase subunit PdxS → MRNTGTERVKRGMAEMQKGGVIMDVVNAEQAKIAEAAGAVAVMALERVPSDIRAAGGVARMADPTITEEVLNAVSIPVMAKARIGHIVEARVLEAMGVDYIDESEVLTPADDIFHLNKSDYTVPFVCGCRNLGEAARRIGEGASMLRTKGEPGTGNIVEAVRHMREVQSEIRKLTAMSRDEVMTFAKEIGAPFELLIQIREEGRLPVVNFAAGGIATPSDAALMMELGADGVFVGSGIFKSDNPEKFAKAIVEATTHYQDYKLISELSKGLGTAMKGLEMSTIAAHDRMQDRSE, encoded by the coding sequence ATGAGGAATACAGGTACAGAGAGAGTTAAACGAGGAATGGCTGAAATGCAAAAAGGCGGCGTCATTATGGACGTAGTGAATGCCGAGCAAGCAAAAATTGCCGAGGCAGCAGGGGCAGTCGCTGTTATGGCTTTAGAACGAGTGCCTTCTGATATTCGTGCAGCAGGCGGGGTTGCCAGAATGGCTGACCCAACTATTACAGAAGAAGTATTAAATGCAGTCTCCATTCCAGTAATGGCTAAAGCCCGTATTGGACATATTGTGGAGGCACGTGTGTTGGAAGCAATGGGTGTTGATTATATTGACGAGAGTGAAGTATTAACACCTGCAGATGACATATTCCACCTCAATAAATCCGACTATACAGTTCCTTTTGTTTGTGGATGCCGTAATTTGGGTGAAGCTGCACGACGCATTGGAGAAGGAGCTTCCATGCTTCGTACAAAAGGGGAACCAGGTACAGGGAATATTGTAGAAGCTGTACGCCATATGCGTGAAGTGCAATCTGAAATTCGCAAACTAACTGCGATGTCTAGAGATGAAGTAATGACATTTGCTAAAGAAATTGGTGCGCCATTTGAATTGTTAATTCAAATTCGTGAGGAAGGTCGTTTACCTGTAGTTAACTTTGCAGCAGGTGGAATTGCAACCCCTAGTGATGCTGCATTAATGATGGAGCTAGGTGCAGATGGAGTATTTGTTGGATCTGGTATCTTTAAATCGGACAACCCAGAGAAATTTGCAAAAGCAATTGTTGAGGCTACAACACATTATCAGGATTATAAGTTAATTTCAGAGCTTTCCAAAGGATTAGGAACTGCTATGAAGGGTCTTGAAATGAGCACGATTGCCGCACACGATCGTATGCAGGATCGCAGCGAATAG
- the pdxT gene encoding pyridoxal 5'-phosphate synthase glutaminase subunit PdxT: protein MATIGVLALQGAVREHIRSIEACGAQAIEIKRTEQLETIDGLILPGGESTTMRRLIDSYGFFDAIREFGERGKPIFGTCAGLILMANEIENQDQSHLGLMNMKVARNAFGRQVASFEADLAITNVAEDFNAVFIRAPYIVETGSDVHVLAKYNERIVAAQQGHYICTAFHPELTDDNRFIAYFVAMVEQSIQTLAS from the coding sequence ATGGCAACAATTGGAGTACTTGCATTACAAGGAGCCGTTCGGGAGCATATTCGTTCTATTGAAGCATGTGGAGCACAAGCTATAGAAATAAAACGGACAGAACAGTTGGAAACCATTGATGGCTTAATACTTCCGGGTGGGGAAAGCACAACGATGCGTCGTTTAATTGACAGCTACGGCTTTTTTGACGCTATTCGGGAATTTGGTGAAAGAGGTAAACCTATTTTTGGCACGTGTGCTGGGCTTATCCTTATGGCCAATGAAATAGAGAACCAGGATCAGTCTCATTTGGGATTAATGAATATGAAAGTTGCCCGCAATGCATTCGGGCGTCAAGTAGCCAGCTTCGAAGCAGATTTGGCTATAACCAATGTGGCTGAAGATTTTAACGCTGTATTTATCCGTGCGCCTTATATTGTCGAGACTGGATCTGATGTTCACGTGCTCGCGAAGTATAATGAGCGTATTGTAGCAGCACAGCAAGGGCACTATATTTGTACAGCATTTCACCCTGAATTAACAGATGATAACCGATTTATTGCATATTTTGTTGCTATGGTGGAACAATCAATACAAACACTTGCATCCTAA